A part of Terriglobus roseus genomic DNA contains:
- the rpmE gene encoding 50S ribosomal protein L31 — translation MPKQGIHPNYVATTVKCACGNSFETKSTHKGDIFLEICNVCHPFYTGKNKVIDTAGRIERFKRKFAKSDAATAAK, via the coding sequence ATGCCGAAGCAGGGAATTCACCCGAACTACGTCGCGACCACCGTTAAGTGCGCCTGCGGCAACAGCTTTGAGACGAAGTCCACCCACAAGGGCGACATCTTCCTCGAAATCTGCAACGTCTGCCACCCGTTCTACACAGGCAAGAACAAGGTCATCGACACGGCCGGCCGTATCGAGCGCTTCAAGCGCAAGTTCGCCAAGAGCGACGCCGCTACCGCTGCCAAGTAA
- a CDS encoding YceI family protein, with protein sequence MIRRTTLALAAALLLSPLAPAQSSTWKPDTAHSGVDFSILHLAISKVRGHFAVSGGEVTFDEKDITKSRVNIAIDVKSVDTQNSMRDDDLKSDHFFDTAKYPTGEFTSTSIKKSKDGLVINGNLTVHGVTKPVVLTVDGPNGPVTGLDKKQHIGFSATTTVDRLAFGLAPSYPASVIGTDVKLTIDLDLAKQ encoded by the coding sequence ATGATCCGTCGCACAACTCTCGCTCTCGCAGCAGCTTTGCTGCTTTCTCCGCTCGCGCCCGCGCAGTCTTCCACTTGGAAGCCTGATACCGCTCATAGTGGCGTGGATTTTTCCATTCTGCACCTCGCAATCTCCAAGGTGCGCGGCCATTTCGCTGTCTCTGGCGGTGAGGTGACGTTTGATGAGAAGGACATCACCAAGTCGAGGGTGAACATCGCCATTGATGTGAAGTCTGTTGATACGCAGAACAGCATGCGTGATGACGACCTGAAGAGCGACCATTTCTTCGACACTGCGAAGTATCCCACTGGCGAGTTCACGAGCACGTCCATCAAGAAGAGTAAGGACGGCCTCGTCATCAATGGCAACCTGACGGTACACGGCGTCACCAAGCCTGTAGTGCTCACCGTCGACGGTCCGAACGGTCCTGTGACCGGCCTGGATAAGAAGCAGCACATCGGTTTCTCGGCGACGACCACGGTCGATCGCCTTGCATTCGGTCTGGCTCCGAGCTATCCGGCTTCGGTTATTGGTACTGATGTGAAGCTGACAATCGATCTGGATCTCGCGAAGCAGTAA
- a CDS encoding ComEC/Rec2 family competence protein, producing MTDQGTKPMHSAAMERVKGARNMLFGEVYTHPAHFSDVQPLRLHSNPALMIAGCFAFGILFQHWWQPAAHVVLTCVLLLAVAIWTVAKAPRMAWPATAIAFIALGWATALLRPSPQDASLIPYADALQRKVEAVVTDSRMLSTTAASKLDDSEWEDEEAEGNVREVLQLKALRAEEITPDIAVMRPVSGGIQATLGSRDVTQAVPYLPCGTHVELTLRMRPQDRYRDPGVWNYADQLQNEGITIAATADVKQLRILPAPSIPLSCWFQRAQHWSSNRIGALTVSPWMRYLPHVMQWNATDASMLRAMLFGDRTALQRNVRIAFERTGSFHLFVVAGVHIAILMAVLYQFFLRLRMVPWGAALITLVLVSGYAVLTGFGQPVRRALFMSAIYLLAMVLDRDRQVMNALGVAILGMLFLNPDSLFEASLQMTALSVFAVGGIAVPLVSRTIGPCANALKNIESILLDVHYAPYLAQLRVSCRVSGRLFTGWLPKRYDMPIVQRAPAWTLRMCLLALEAILGILMAESVMMLPMMVYFHRLTPFAAPANLLALPLIGFVMGCAIGTFVLSLLHPLLALIPAAMTALSLHGIGYVVRTLNAFHGADMRVPSPLPACVAAACLLWLLAIFLLHEHRRKPAWIGCVLAIAAAVILVFPSRPVFAHDALSFTSIDVGQGDSEFVTTPEGQIMVIDAGGPMGSRTQNASSNFDIGEEIVSPMLWRQNIRRIDVLVITHAHSDHIGGALAILRNFHPQELWISVDAASPLLRGLIEEAKANNIAVRRMHAGDVAQLGSMSIIAESPRAGYKNGNEPQNDDSLVLRLGYGKASILIAGDAERDTEEEMLARGLPPSTLLKVGHHGSNTSTSEKLLEQVQPQCAVISCGRGNPFGHPRMPVLQRLQAAHVKTARTDTMGAVRYLLHTDGSISMSALMSER from the coding sequence GTGACAGACCAAGGCACGAAACCAATGCACAGTGCGGCAATGGAGCGTGTCAAAGGTGCACGCAACATGCTTTTCGGTGAGGTCTATACTCACCCCGCGCATTTCAGCGATGTGCAGCCACTGCGTCTTCACAGTAATCCCGCGCTGATGATTGCGGGATGTTTTGCGTTTGGCATTCTTTTCCAACATTGGTGGCAACCAGCAGCGCACGTCGTGCTCACATGTGTTCTTCTTCTTGCCGTTGCGATATGGACTGTAGCAAAGGCTCCGCGCATGGCATGGCCCGCAACTGCTATCGCCTTTATCGCATTGGGATGGGCGACGGCGCTATTACGGCCGTCTCCGCAGGATGCGTCTTTGATTCCATACGCTGACGCGCTACAGCGGAAAGTGGAAGCGGTGGTTACAGATTCCCGTATGCTTTCCACGACGGCTGCATCGAAGCTGGATGACAGCGAATGGGAAGACGAAGAGGCTGAAGGAAACGTACGTGAAGTTTTGCAGCTGAAGGCCTTACGAGCCGAAGAGATCACACCCGACATTGCTGTGATGCGTCCCGTGAGTGGCGGCATCCAGGCAACGCTTGGATCACGCGATGTCACGCAAGCGGTGCCTTACCTTCCGTGTGGCACTCATGTAGAACTTACGCTTCGCATGCGTCCGCAGGATCGTTATCGTGATCCGGGCGTGTGGAATTATGCAGATCAGCTACAGAACGAAGGTATTACGATAGCGGCTACTGCAGATGTGAAGCAGCTACGCATACTGCCTGCGCCTTCTATACCGCTTTCATGCTGGTTCCAGCGCGCTCAGCATTGGTCGTCGAATCGCATTGGTGCTCTAACCGTTTCCCCATGGATGAGATATCTCCCGCATGTCATGCAGTGGAATGCAACGGATGCATCGATGCTACGCGCCATGCTCTTCGGGGACAGGACTGCGCTGCAGCGCAATGTTCGCATAGCGTTTGAACGAACGGGTTCCTTTCATCTTTTCGTGGTTGCTGGAGTTCACATCGCAATCCTGATGGCCGTGCTATATCAGTTCTTTCTACGGCTTCGGATGGTACCTTGGGGTGCAGCGCTCATTACGCTTGTTCTCGTGAGTGGATACGCGGTGCTGACTGGCTTTGGGCAACCAGTGCGACGCGCGTTGTTCATGTCCGCCATTTATCTGCTCGCAATGGTTCTCGATCGAGATCGGCAGGTAATGAATGCTCTTGGCGTCGCCATCCTCGGGATGTTATTTCTCAATCCAGATTCACTGTTTGAAGCAAGCCTGCAGATGACGGCGCTTTCTGTGTTTGCGGTAGGCGGCATCGCCGTGCCCCTTGTATCGCGCACGATCGGTCCATGCGCCAATGCGTTGAAAAACATCGAGAGCATCCTCCTGGATGTGCATTACGCGCCGTACCTGGCTCAGCTTCGCGTCAGTTGCCGTGTATCTGGTCGGTTATTCACGGGATGGCTACCGAAGCGATACGACATGCCCATCGTTCAACGTGCGCCTGCATGGACTTTGCGTATGTGCCTGCTTGCTCTCGAGGCAATCCTGGGCATACTTATGGCGGAGTCGGTGATGATGTTGCCAATGATGGTGTATTTCCATCGTCTGACGCCATTCGCTGCCCCTGCAAATTTGCTTGCGCTCCCGTTGATCGGATTTGTTATGGGGTGCGCCATTGGGACTTTTGTGCTGTCCCTTCTGCATCCTCTGCTTGCGCTGATTCCAGCAGCGATGACTGCGCTAAGTCTGCATGGCATCGGTTATGTGGTGCGTACGCTGAATGCATTTCACGGTGCGGATATGCGAGTTCCGTCGCCTCTTCCGGCATGCGTTGCTGCAGCATGTTTGCTATGGCTACTCGCGATATTCCTGTTGCACGAGCACCGACGCAAGCCTGCATGGATCGGATGTGTTCTCGCCATTGCAGCGGCTGTCATTCTCGTATTTCCATCGCGCCCGGTATTCGCGCACGACGCATTGTCCTTCACATCAATTGATGTGGGGCAAGGAGATTCTGAGTTCGTGACGACGCCCGAAGGTCAAATCATGGTGATCGATGCAGGAGGTCCGATGGGCTCCCGAACACAAAATGCATCGTCCAACTTTGATATCGGTGAAGAGATCGTATCGCCTATGTTGTGGCGACAAAATATTCGCAGGATTGACGTACTAGTCATTACGCACGCGCATAGCGATCATATCGGAGGAGCATTGGCTATTCTCCGCAATTTTCATCCGCAAGAGTTGTGGATCAGTGTGGATGCGGCATCGCCTCTGCTGCGAGGCCTGATCGAAGAAGCAAAAGCGAATAACATCGCCGTTCGCCGTATGCATGCAGGAGATGTTGCACAGCTTGGAAGCATGAGTATTATTGCGGAGAGTCCGCGCGCAGGATATAAGAACGGGAACGAACCGCAGAATGATGATTCGTTAGTCCTTCGCTTAGGGTATGGAAAAGCGTCGATATTGATAGCAGGCGACGCGGAGCGCGACACCGAAGAGGAAATGTTAGCTCGTGGCTTGCCGCCATCCACGCTATTGAAAGTGGGCCATCACGGTAGCAATACCTCTACCAGCGAAAAGCTTTTGGAGCAGGTACAGCCGCAGTGCGCGGTAATTTCGTGCGGCAGGGGAAATCCATTCGGCCATCCGCGCATGCCTGTGTTGCAACGGCTTCAGGCAGCGCATGTGAAGACCGCACGAACGGACACAATGGGCGCAGTGCGCTATCTTCTTCACACGGATGGAAGCATCAGCATGTCGGCACTTATGTCAGAACGTTAG
- the rlmD gene encoding 23S rRNA (uracil(1939)-C(5))-methyltransferase RlmD, translating into MRHAAQVAPEQKLLSITGTMPQRVAALCPHFGQCGGCQLQDVPYEHQLIAKQAMLIDVLHASGIPSVPAVEVHSAQPWEYRNRIRLRVYADNIGYSRRGSNDFLAIDECPIASPLLIRMALRMRDLVREGKLQWPEGVVAMELFTDSEEKIVQLSMHTDAMVTEVSRNAPPQLRLLCDTVRNEFPQLVGGGLSAAAPDKTRSKRVQATQRIEIARWGESQLTYHVAENTYRITRNAFFQVNRFLTSEMVKVVVDHRSGHLVLDLFAGAGLFSVPLAMRYEQEIAVEIGEPAVSDLASHLAAYPQHRVAHATVQDFLARASVTPDLVVMDPPRAGVSMPALRSLLRMRPHEIVYVSCDAETFARDAKTLLEGGYAFSEFHLLDLFPQTFHTETIAVFRRETE; encoded by the coding sequence ATGAGACACGCAGCACAGGTCGCACCAGAACAGAAGCTGCTCTCCATCACCGGAACCATGCCGCAACGTGTAGCGGCTCTCTGTCCGCATTTTGGCCAGTGTGGTGGATGCCAGTTGCAGGACGTTCCGTACGAACATCAGCTCATAGCCAAACAGGCAATGTTGATCGATGTTCTGCATGCATCGGGTATTCCTTCTGTTCCCGCAGTCGAAGTACATAGCGCCCAACCATGGGAATACCGCAATCGCATCCGACTGCGTGTTTACGCTGACAACATCGGTTATAGCCGACGCGGTAGCAATGATTTCCTTGCGATTGATGAGTGTCCGATCGCTTCACCTCTTTTGATCCGCATGGCGTTGCGGATGCGGGACCTTGTCCGTGAAGGAAAGCTTCAGTGGCCGGAAGGCGTGGTTGCGATGGAGCTCTTCACCGACAGTGAAGAGAAGATCGTGCAACTATCCATGCATACCGATGCCATGGTGACGGAAGTAAGTCGTAACGCACCTCCGCAACTTCGTCTTCTCTGCGATACGGTGCGCAATGAATTCCCTCAGCTCGTTGGAGGTGGTCTCTCCGCGGCTGCACCCGACAAGACACGGTCCAAACGCGTGCAGGCCACACAGCGCATTGAAATCGCCCGCTGGGGCGAGTCGCAGCTGACTTATCACGTTGCGGAGAACACCTATCGCATCACACGCAACGCTTTCTTCCAGGTAAATCGTTTCCTCACCTCCGAGATGGTGAAGGTCGTGGTGGATCATCGCAGCGGTCATCTTGTTCTGGATTTGTTTGCTGGCGCGGGACTCTTCTCGGTCCCCCTGGCAATGCGTTATGAGCAGGAAATCGCAGTGGAGATTGGTGAGCCAGCAGTATCTGATTTGGCTTCGCATCTTGCGGCATATCCGCAGCACCGTGTCGCGCATGCCACGGTCCAGGATTTCCTGGCGCGTGCGTCTGTGACACCCGATCTTGTTGTAATGGATCCGCCACGCGCCGGTGTTTCCATGCCCGCATTGCGTTCGCTTCTGCGAATGCGTCCACACGAAATTGTGTATGTTTCCTGCGATGCAGAGACATTCGCGCGCGACGCAAAGACGTTGCTAGAAGGCGGTTATGCTTTCTCGGAGTTTCATCTTCTGGATCTGTTCCCGCAGACATTCCACACCGAAACCATAGCCGTGTTTCGACGCGAGACCGAGTGA
- a CDS encoding biotin--[acetyl-CoA-carboxylase] ligase, whose product MSGFDLQAVNDALQGTIFHGKVQHFTTIGSTNVQALADAQAGAQSGQVYIADEQTAGRGRGGHTWHSEPDRGLYLTMLVRPALQSSDVLKLSMITALAAVEAIAEVTASRITDIRWPNDLVIGANPARKAGGILTEAVSTPSGELRHAAIGIGINLNQLEFPKELAAVATSLRRELGASVSREELAIALLSQMDKEFRQLDQNGSEVFDRMERKSTWVRGKRVHVAEEEGYTGKTAGLTTEGLLRIHCDDGTERVVRHGGVREL is encoded by the coding sequence ATGAGCGGCTTTGACCTACAGGCTGTAAACGACGCCCTCCAGGGAACCATCTTCCACGGCAAGGTGCAGCACTTCACTACCATCGGCAGCACCAATGTGCAGGCGCTCGCGGACGCTCAGGCTGGCGCGCAATCAGGCCAGGTTTACATTGCAGACGAACAGACTGCAGGGCGAGGGCGAGGCGGTCACACGTGGCATTCTGAGCCGGATCGCGGCTTGTATCTGACCATGCTGGTAAGACCGGCGCTGCAAAGCTCAGACGTGCTGAAGCTCTCCATGATCACTGCGCTGGCTGCTGTTGAGGCCATTGCTGAGGTTACGGCGTCTCGCATTACGGATATCCGCTGGCCAAACGATCTGGTGATAGGTGCGAATCCTGCTCGCAAGGCGGGTGGCATTCTGACCGAGGCGGTTTCCACACCATCCGGCGAACTTCGGCATGCGGCCATCGGAATTGGGATCAACCTGAACCAGTTGGAATTTCCCAAGGAACTTGCCGCTGTTGCGACGTCATTGCGGCGTGAGCTGGGGGCTAGCGTGAGCAGGGAAGAGCTTGCCATCGCCCTGCTTTCGCAGATGGATAAAGAATTTCGGCAACTCGACCAGAACGGCAGTGAGGTCTTCGATCGCATGGAAAGGAAAAGCACGTGGGTGCGGGGCAAGCGCGTTCATGTGGCGGAGGAGGAAGGCTATACTGGCAAAACCGCCGGACTCACGACCGAGGGCCTTCTTCGCATCCACTGCGACGACGGCACGGAACGTGTGGTCCGTCATGGCGGAGTCCGAGAGTTGTGA
- a CDS encoding protein adenylyltransferase SelO, which translates to MSRSKIPFQNTYARLPENFYGRANPAQVASPRLIRFNEGLAKELNIVPGDDIAEIFSGNRLADGSEPLAMAYAGHQFATFVPSLGDGRANLLGEVNGKDIHLKGSGRTPFSRRGDGKAALGPVLREYILSEAMYALGVPTTRALAAVITGEKVMREEIMPGAVFTRVASSHIRVGTFQYFAARQDNDSVRILADYVIDRHYPEAKETSKKYKSMLQGIVDRQAKLIAKWMDFGFIHGVINTDNTAISGETIDYGPCAFMEQYHPATVFSSIDRNGRYAYQNQPAIMIWNLSRLAECLLPLLQEEEGSEQGALDAAYEVLNSFQTTFEKAHVNGLRNKLGLATEHAEDLDLAADLLLRMAANQADFTLTFRRLADVLEKHEDYPAASLFRDPSAFTEWSQRWQTRIAQENRTIEDRIASMRAASPIYIPRNHLVQEVIDAAVQRDDFTPFERLLEVTSQPFEERERLEHYAVPAKPEERVLQTFCGT; encoded by the coding sequence ATGAGCCGTTCGAAAATTCCCTTCCAAAACACCTATGCGCGACTGCCTGAGAACTTCTACGGCCGGGCGAACCCAGCGCAGGTGGCGTCGCCGCGCCTGATCCGTTTTAACGAAGGGCTGGCAAAAGAGCTCAATATCGTCCCTGGTGACGACATTGCTGAAATCTTCTCTGGGAACCGCCTCGCTGATGGCTCAGAGCCGCTTGCGATGGCTTATGCCGGTCATCAGTTCGCCACCTTCGTTCCCTCGCTTGGTGATGGCCGCGCCAACCTTCTCGGCGAAGTCAATGGGAAGGACATCCACCTGAAGGGTTCAGGACGCACTCCGTTCTCGCGGCGTGGCGATGGCAAAGCGGCGCTGGGTCCTGTGTTGCGTGAATACATTCTTAGCGAAGCAATGTATGCGCTTGGTGTGCCCACTACTCGTGCACTTGCTGCCGTTATTACCGGCGAAAAGGTTATGCGTGAAGAGATTATGCCCGGCGCTGTGTTCACTCGCGTCGCGTCGAGTCATATTCGCGTGGGGACGTTTCAATATTTCGCTGCACGCCAAGACAATGATTCTGTTCGCATCCTTGCGGATTACGTGATTGATCGACACTATCCCGAAGCAAAAGAAACTTCGAAGAAGTACAAGTCGATGCTTCAAGGCATTGTGGATAGACAGGCAAAGCTCATTGCAAAGTGGATGGACTTTGGCTTCATTCACGGCGTGATTAACACGGATAATACTGCCATCAGCGGCGAAACCATCGACTACGGCCCGTGTGCCTTCATGGAGCAGTATCATCCCGCCACAGTGTTCTCTTCCATCGATCGCAATGGCCGCTACGCATATCAGAATCAGCCTGCGATTATGATATGGAATCTATCTCGATTGGCTGAATGCCTGTTGCCGTTGCTGCAGGAAGAGGAAGGCAGCGAACAAGGCGCATTGGACGCTGCCTATGAAGTACTGAATTCCTTTCAAACGACCTTTGAAAAAGCCCACGTCAACGGACTGCGGAATAAGTTAGGACTGGCAACTGAACATGCCGAAGACCTGGACCTTGCAGCCGACTTGCTGCTACGCATGGCAGCCAATCAGGCAGACTTCACGCTCACGTTTCGTCGTCTTGCAGATGTTCTGGAAAAGCACGAAGACTATCCTGCTGCCTCCTTGTTTCGCGATCCATCTGCTTTTACGGAATGGTCGCAGCGGTGGCAGACTCGCATCGCACAAGAGAATCGAACGATTGAAGATCGCATTGCATCCATGCGCGCTGCGAGTCCCATCTACATTCCGCGCAACCATCTTGTGCAGGAAGTGATTGACGCCGCGGTACAGCGCGATGACTTTACTCCATTTGAACGTCTTCTGGAAGTAACATCGCAGCCCTTTGAAGAGCGCGAGAGATTAGAGCATTACGCTGTACCAGCGAAACCGGAAGAGCGTGTGCTGCAGACCTTCTGCGGCACATAA
- a CDS encoding type III pantothenate kinase: MLLAIDVGNTNTVLGLYRPATPEAPAAQTHCWRIATPVQRTLDELRMVLRGLFIMDGVDITAVTGVAVSSVVPPIDSLFREVIEKLFGVKPLFVEPGVKTGLPVLVDNPAEVGADRIVNCVAAFERYGGPTIVVDLGTATTFDVISQRGEYLGGAIAPGIGISADALFERAAKLGRVNIRKPSKVIGTNTVDHIQIGLYYGYIGLVDGICERMIADLAIETKVIATGGFARMLAETSRTIRHVDENLTLDGVRLIYERNQDRVRRRAMAATQRSE, translated from the coding sequence ATGCTGCTGGCGATCGACGTAGGCAATACCAACACAGTACTAGGGCTGTACCGCCCGGCCACCCCGGAAGCACCCGCAGCGCAAACGCACTGCTGGCGAATTGCGACTCCAGTCCAAAGGACACTGGATGAACTGCGCATGGTACTTCGCGGTCTGTTCATTATGGACGGCGTGGACATAACCGCAGTTACCGGCGTTGCAGTCTCGTCCGTCGTTCCGCCGATCGATTCACTTTTTCGCGAAGTGATTGAAAAGCTCTTCGGCGTGAAGCCACTGTTTGTGGAGCCAGGCGTGAAAACAGGGCTTCCAGTGTTGGTGGACAATCCGGCCGAGGTCGGAGCTGACCGCATTGTGAATTGTGTAGCAGCCTTTGAACGCTACGGCGGACCGACCATCGTGGTGGATCTTGGAACGGCCACAACGTTTGATGTGATCTCGCAACGAGGCGAATACCTGGGCGGTGCAATTGCGCCCGGGATTGGCATTAGCGCAGATGCGTTGTTTGAGCGTGCGGCCAAACTCGGGCGTGTCAACATTCGCAAACCGAGCAAGGTGATCGGGACCAACACCGTTGACCACATTCAGATCGGTCTCTATTACGGTTACATTGGCCTCGTGGATGGCATCTGTGAGCGAATGATTGCTGATCTAGCCATTGAGACGAAGGTAATTGCCACTGGTGGCTTTGCCCGCATGCTGGCAGAAACCTCGCGCACGATTCGTCATGTAGACGAGAACCTGACGCTGGATGGAGTTCGTCTGATTTACGAACGCAATCAGGACCGCGTTCGCCGCCGCGCTATGGCTGCAACACAGCGCTCGGAGTAA
- a CDS encoding tRNA dihydrouridine synthase — MKKDWYNYAAAVADHAPRETGLPVPAEFTIGNVRIAPATVLAPMAGITDTVFRRFIKNASLFSSSSDSTNVDQALSNQQSGCGLIMTEFTSADGLSRMREVKRKRYLTYYDDEHPISAQIFGSNPETLADSARICQDAGFDIVDLNLGCPAKRVVACNGGSGLLRDLPLIETIFKRVRSAVSIPFTVKFRMGWNDHQLVCVPLAKMAEDCGLNAVALHARTREQGYTGNARWEYIAAVKDAVKIPVIGNGDVRTPEDAANMIAATGCDAVMIGRAAPANPWIFRQIAQYTATKVATGTGTYTVATEQDRYRMIRTYFTMLFEELEQEHPEIDFTPLPTESMTPAELSAYNHERNKVRDRESARRDVIGKMKQFASWFTHGVPGGATLRRSIFESKQAEQVMDAVDRFFAMDPAQRLQSTADLQPAAFADFQDS; from the coding sequence ATGAAGAAGGACTGGTACAACTACGCCGCCGCTGTCGCCGATCATGCTCCGCGTGAAACGGGACTGCCTGTGCCTGCCGAATTCACCATCGGCAATGTGCGCATTGCGCCTGCGACTGTGCTCGCCCCCATGGCTGGTATCACTGATACCGTCTTCCGTCGCTTCATCAAGAACGCTTCTCTGTTTTCGTCTTCCAGCGACAGCACCAATGTCGATCAGGCTCTGAGCAATCAGCAGTCTGGTTGCGGCCTCATCATGACGGAGTTCACCTCCGCCGATGGCCTCTCGCGTATGCGCGAGGTCAAGCGCAAGCGCTACCTGACCTATTACGACGATGAACACCCCATCTCCGCGCAGATCTTCGGATCAAATCCAGAAACGCTCGCAGACTCCGCACGTATCTGCCAGGACGCCGGCTTTGACATTGTCGATCTGAACCTTGGCTGCCCTGCCAAACGCGTTGTTGCATGCAACGGCGGCAGTGGTTTGCTGCGCGATCTGCCTTTGATTGAAACCATCTTCAAGCGCGTGCGTAGTGCGGTGTCGATTCCCTTCACCGTCAAGTTCCGCATGGGCTGGAACGATCACCAGCTTGTCTGCGTGCCGCTGGCAAAGATGGCTGAGGACTGCGGTCTGAACGCCGTCGCACTCCACGCTCGCACACGCGAACAGGGTTATACGGGCAATGCGCGTTGGGAGTACATCGCTGCAGTGAAGGATGCTGTAAAGATTCCCGTTATCGGCAATGGTGACGTGCGCACTCCGGAAGACGCCGCAAACATGATTGCTGCGACTGGTTGCGATGCAGTAATGATCGGTCGCGCCGCGCCTGCAAATCCGTGGATCTTCCGCCAGATCGCACAATATACCGCGACCAAGGTGGCCACTGGCACGGGCACCTACACAGTGGCTACCGAGCAAGATCGCTATCGCATGATCCGCACCTACTTCACTATGCTCTTCGAAGAGTTGGAGCAGGAGCATCCGGAAATCGACTTCACACCTTTGCCCACGGAGAGCATGACACCGGCAGAGTTATCGGCTTACAACCACGAGCGCAACAAGGTTCGCGATCGCGAAAGCGCCCGCCGTGACGTCATCGGGAAGATGAAGCAATTCGCAAGCTGGTTTACCCACGGCGTTCCGGGCGGAGCCACGCTGCGCCGCAGTATCTTCGAGAGCAAACAGGCTGAACAGGTCATGGATGCAGTCGATCGCTTCTTCGCGATGGACCCGGCCCAGCGTTTGCAAAGCACCGCTGATCTGCAACCAGCCGCCTTCGCTGACTTCCAGGACAGCTAG
- a CDS encoding lysozyme inhibitor LprI family protein: MTRLVCLAGLLLFALGMRAQESCSDAEQLEAHLKAAPTCEKAAVMMKDCAWGSSADSGFSSIVVKKCEATFLKQLSTSAKRRYVQEMQICWKTEELQMGTMYISFAALCAADVAKAYATNPARRSAPELQASFDCKKASTPLERAICSDAELGEEDVILSRIYSRTMASLKASHYQPILLEDQRAWLQKLPGVCNVSAPVTQKALQCLRQEIKVRYSLIDSCSEEGPGNKQVYLTCLHDKSILRGYGDNPE; this comes from the coding sequence ATGACGAGGTTGGTTTGTCTGGCCGGTCTTTTGCTGTTCGCTCTGGGCATGCGTGCGCAGGAATCTTGTAGCGATGCTGAGCAGTTAGAGGCGCACCTTAAGGCTGCACCGACCTGTGAGAAAGCCGCCGTCATGATGAAGGATTGTGCATGGGGATCTAGCGCGGATTCAGGGTTCTCCTCCATCGTTGTGAAGAAGTGTGAAGCTACGTTTCTGAAGCAGCTTTCCACATCGGCGAAGCGGCGCTATGTGCAGGAGATGCAGATCTGCTGGAAGACGGAAGAGTTGCAGATGGGAACGATGTACATTTCTTTCGCGGCGCTCTGCGCGGCGGATGTTGCGAAAGCATATGCGACGAATCCCGCACGACGTTCTGCCCCGGAGTTGCAGGCGAGCTTTGATTGCAAGAAAGCCTCTACTCCTTTGGAGCGTGCGATCTGTTCTGACGCTGAGTTGGGTGAAGAGGATGTGATCTTGTCTCGCATCTACAGCCGCACAATGGCTTCATTGAAGGCGAGCCACTATCAGCCCATCTTGCTGGAAGATCAACGTGCATGGCTACAAAAATTGCCCGGCGTGTGTAATGTATCTGCGCCAGTCACACAGAAGGCGTTGCAGTGTCTGCGGCAGGAAATAAAGGTACGTTATTCGCTGATTGACAGTTGTTCGGAAGAAGGGCCAGGTAATAAACAGGTCTATCTCACGTGCCTGCATGACAAGAGCATCCTGCGAGGCTATGGCGACAATCCCGAATGA